A genomic segment from Sparus aurata chromosome 20, fSpaAur1.1, whole genome shotgun sequence encodes:
- the arl3b gene encoding ADP-ribosylation factor-like protein 3: protein MGLLSILRKLKSTPDQEVRILLLGLDNGGKTTLLKQLASEDISHITPTQGFNIKSVQSQGFKLNVWDIGGQRKIRPYWRNYFENTDVLIYVIDSADRKRFEETGQELAELLDEEKLSGVPVLIFANKQDLLTAAPASEIAEGLNLHTIRDRMWQIQSCSALTGEGIQEGMNWVCKSVNSKKK, encoded by the exons ATG GGATTGCTGTCTATCCTGCGCAAGCTAAAGAGCACACCAGACCAGGAGGTGAGGATACTGCTGCTGGGTCTGGACAACGGAGGGAAGACCACCTTGCTAAAGCAGCTGGCATCTGAGGACATCAGCCATATCACCCCCACACAG GGATTCAACATCAAGAGCGTCCAGTCTCAGGGTTTTAAACTGAACGTTTGGGACATTGGAGGCCAGAGGAAGATCAGGCCGTACTGGAGAAACTACTTCGAAAACACAGATGTGCTG ATTTATGTCATCGACAGCGCTGACAGGAAGAGATTTGAGGAAACGGGTCAG gagcTCGCTGAGTTGTTGGATGAAGAGAAGCTGAGCGGCGTCCCTGTGCTGATCTTTGCGAACAAGCAGGACCTGCTGACGGCCGCCCCGGCCTCCGAGATCGCCGAGGGTCTCAACCTGCACACCATCCGGGATCGCATGTGGCAGATCCAGTCCTGCTCCGCCCTCACTGGCGAGGGGATTCAG GAGGGCATGAATTGGGTCTGCAAGAGCGTCAACTCCAAGAAGAAATAG